One segment of Neodiprion fabricii isolate iyNeoFabr1 chromosome 1, iyNeoFabr1.1, whole genome shotgun sequence DNA contains the following:
- the LOC124175356 gene encoding serine/arginine repetitive matrix protein 1 isoform X4, translating to MKILWNIAYNSHQKLCTLQFPDPRKMQINLTGFLTGRNARSFMGELWDLLVSAQESITGIPEAFLQQKKDQIKKRLEEQEKLQASLAEKEKEKEREKEKDDAESAKLKKEEKDRGSSKERRRDRSRDRDRDRNKRSRSRDRHRDRDRSSRKRRSSSRSPAKSSSKDNGKEMTEVKTEREDSPQLDNAIPLMPVKTKPEAAVAISRLQAKLMSIADGKKKINRSPSVELAEKLSKKSPSKSPAGKSKKSRSKSPISKSKKSRSPVSKSRRSRSKSRTRRSRSKSKTRRSRSRSQDRSKSRRSKSKSPVSKSRKSRSKSPIRSKKSRSKSIDRSKSRKSRSDSSDSASSKSRSKTPEKRKEHIDSNRKRDVSSSSSSGSDIEKGAKDKNDFEIRKKKDGVQAKRSYRKTNKDESGSDSDSSRERKSAPKRRSPSPRNDRSKDRDRSRDRNRRRSSFEKERDRRRDRDRDRDRDRERDRVDRYSGGRSMRPPSVRRAPSRRRSPPRRSPGRYDRRRSPSPGDRRRWRSSPDRRRRSSERHDRHRSVDRRDSRRSPERRDRSNRYDRSSSRDRSSRRDRSREPKENKDRKTSPDRSRARSKEPKSSLERSKPYKRSPDKEVREKPKEKKPVVDEPAKKQDERRPQKMLRNGRSKSSSSQSTESSSSSDEEQSTSRRLPEIKQPTQEVKEREILEDVNKKKEKEKISKEEVSIIRPEKEVRKIEPIVPKKLETIVSPKKPPTTILPVTRHRFSKSLSRTPSPFKKTEDIIAAAARIKQTPSRDNKDDSPKSIETALSSSDVFQLKKEERPLKLLKVTADDKKLTHKLVELPSLKKKSVDEINKRIKRDRRDESSISENSDDENKKKEKRIEKSRKSRKESTDDDKSDKSKVESSSESEDDKKHVDSKSKKSRDAGRSDLLDDRSKDRRDTRKRDTSGDIESRKRSKREIEEDLRKTKKVRKDSTSDEDEMKLKKISKLEEEKSKSRKSKKDSSSDDEPKKSRKRRDSSSEDAKSRSRKSRKESTSDDEGRSKLKKAKRDSSSEDEEIVERESKKKKKVEDSSDDEKVKKKRKKKMKTSTSESEDSEVEEKKKKKDKKHKKHKKHKKHRKHKKKKAVESEESDASEGNTEELEKKLREKALKSMKKGHSIEQSD from the exons atgaaaattttatggaaTATTGCCTATAATTCACACCAAAAACTATGTACTTTACAGTTTCCCGATCCTCGAAAAATGCAGATCAATCTGACTGGTTTCCTGACTGGCAGAAATGCCCGATCATTCATGGGCGAACTTTGGGACCTGTTGGTCTCTGCACAAGAAAGCATCACTGGCATCCCAGAAGCTTTTTTGCAACAGAAGAAAGATCAAATCAAGAAACGCCTG GAAGAACAAGAGAAGCTGCAAGCGTCGCTAgcagagaaagaaaaggaaaaagaacgGGAGAAGGAAAAGGATGATGCAGAATCAGCAAAgttgaagaaagaagaaaaagaccGAGGATCATCTAAAGAAAGACGAAGGGATCGTAGTCGAGATCGTGACAGGGACAG GAATAAACGGAGCAGATCACGGGATCGCCATAGAGATAGAGATCGTTCAAGCCGTAAAAGAAGATCAAGTTCAAGATCACCGGCAAAATCCTCATCAAAGGACAACGGTAAAGAAATGACTGAGGTCAAAACTGAAAGAGAAGATTCGCCTCAACTTGACAATGCAATACCGCTAATGCCTGTTAAAACTAAACC AGAGGCAGCAGTTGCTATATCACGGCTACAAGCAAAGCTAATGAGCATCGCTGACGGCAAGAAAAAGATAAACCGTTCTCCATCTGTAGAACTCGCAGAAAAACTTTCCAAAAAATCACCATCAAAGTCACCTGCTggtaaatcgaaaaaatccaGGTCAAAATCGCCGATTTCAAAATCTAAGAAGTCACGATCGCCTGTATCAAAATCACGACGATCACGTTCTAAATCACGAACAAGACGATCTCGGTCCAAGTCAAAAACCAGAAGGTCAAGATCACGATCTCAAGATCGATCAAAGTCAAGAAGGTCAAAATCGAAGTCTCCTGTttcaaaatcgagaaaatCACGTTCAAAATCGCCAATTCGTTCCAAGAAATCAAGATCAAAGAGCATTGACCGCAGCAAGTCTAGAAAATCACGGTCTGATTCAAGCGATTCGGCGTCATCGAAATCACGATCCAAGACTcccgaaaaacgaaaagaacaTATTGACTCTAATAGGAAGCGTGATGTGAGTTCGAGCAGTAGTTCAGGATCAGACATAGAGAAAGGAGCAAAAGACaaaaacgattttgaaatcCGTAAGAAAAAAGATGGTGTGCAAGCTAAACGATCTTATAGAAAGACCAATAAAGATGAAAGTGGTAGTGATTCTGATTCAAGTCGTGAAAGAAAATCTGCTCCTAAAAGAAGGAGCCCTTCACCCAGGAATGATAGATCTAAAGATAGGGACAGATCCCGAGATAGAAACAGAAG ACGATCGTCTTTTGAAAAAGAGCGAGACAGGAGGCGGGATCGCGATCGCGATCGCGACAGGgatagagaaagagacagGGTTGATCGATACAGTGGTGGGAGAAGCATGAGGCCACCATCTGTGCGGAGAGCTCCAAGCCGACGAAg AAGCCCACCGCGTCGTAGCCCAGGAAGATATGATCGTCGACGTTCACCTAGCCCAGGGGATCGACGTAGATGGAGGTCATCACCTGATCGCCGAAGAAGGTCGTCCGAACGACACGATCGGCACAGATCCGTTGACCGGCGAGACAGCAGACGGTCACCGGAACGTCGGGATCGATCGAACAGGTACGATAGATCTTCCTCCCGTGACAGATCTAGCAGGCGCGACAGGTCCCGAGAACCAAAGGAAAACAAAGACCGTAAGACGTCACCTGATAGATCCAGAGCAAGGTCGAAGGAGCCCAAATCATCGTTGGAGCGTTCTAAGCCCTACAAGCGATCTCCAGATAAGGAGGTGAGGGAAAAACCAAAGGAGAAGAAACCTGTGGTAGATGAACCTGCCAAGAAACAGGATGAGAGGAGACCTCAGAAGATGTTGCGAAACGGACGATCTAAATCAAGTAGCTCGCAAAGTACAGAGAGTAGTTCCTCTAGTGATGAGGAACAATCAACCAG CAGAAGGTTACCGGAAATAAAACAACCAACGCAGGAAGTGAAAGAGCGAGAAATTTTAGAAGACGtcaacaagaaaaaagaaaaggaaaagatttcaaaagaaGAAGTTTCAATTATACGTCCGGAGAAAgaagttcgaaaaattgaacctattgttccaaaaaaattagaaaccaTTGTTTCACCCAAAAAACCGCCAACTACAATACTTCCTGTTACGAGGCACAgg TTCTCAAAGAGCTTGTCTCGAACCCCATCACCGTTTAAAAAAACTGAAGACATCATAGCTGCTGCAGCCAGGATTAAACAAACTCCATCTAG AGATAATAAAGATGATTCACCTAAGTCTATAGAAACTGCTCTTTCGTCCAGTGATGTTTTCCAGCtgaagaaagaagagagaCCATTGAAGTTGCTCAAGGTTACAGCTGACGATAAAAAACTAACTCACAAATTGGTTGAACTTCCGTCCTTGAAGAAGAAATCAGTTGATGAAATAAAcaagagaataaaaagagaCAGGAGGGATGAATCTTCAATCTCCGAAAACAGCGATGATGAAA acaagaagaaagaaaaacggatCGAGAAATCAAGGAAATCTCGAAAGGAATCAACAGACGACGACAAATCGGACAAAAGTAAAGTCGAATCTAGTTCTGAATCCGAAGATGACAAAAAGCACGTTGATAGCAAATCTAAAAAGAGCAGAGATGCTGGGAGGTCGG ATTTGCTGGATGATCGTAGTAAGGATCGCAGGGATACTCGAAAACGTGATACCAGTGGCGACATAGAATCAAGAAAGCGGTCAAAGAGGGAAATTGAGGAAGATCTACGAAAAACTAAAAAGGTCCGAAAAGATTCCACGTCTGACgaagatgaaatgaaattgaagaaaatatcaaaattagaAGAGGAGAAATCTAAGTCAAGAAAGTCGAAAAAAGACTCCAGCTCTGACGATGAACCGAAAAAGTCGAGAAAGCGTCGAGACAGCTCGTCTGAGGATGCAAAGTCGAGAAGTAGGAAGTCGAGAAAAGAATCAACCAGCGACGATGAGGGAAGGTCCAAATTAAAGAAAGCCAAGCGGGATTCCAGTTCGGAAGATGAAGAAATTGTAGAGCgagaaagtaagaaaaagaaaaaggtagAAGATAGCAGTGACGACGAGAAGGTAAAGAAGAAAcgcaaaaagaaaatgaagacaAGTACAAGCGAATCTGAG GATAGTGAAGtggaggaaaagaagaaaaagaaagataaaaagcacaaaaaacacaaaaagcaTAAGAAACATCGtaagcataaaaaaaagaaggctGTAGAGTCTGAAGAATCGGATGCAAGTGAGGGGAACACGGAAGAACTCGAAAAAAAACTACGCGAAAAAGCCTTGAAATCTATGAAGAAAGGACACAGTATTGAACAAAGTGACTAA
- the LOC124175356 gene encoding serine/arginine repetitive matrix protein 1 isoform X5 has protein sequence MQINLTGFLTGRNARSFMGELWDLLVSAQESITGIPEAFLQQKKDQIKKRLEEQEKLQASLAEKEKEKEREKEKDDAESAKLKKEEKDRGSSKERRRDRSRDRDRDRNKRSRSRDRHRDRDRSSRKRRSSSRSPAKSSSKDNGKEMTEVKTEREDSPQLDNAIPLMPVKTKPEAAVAISRLQAKLMSIADGKKKINRSPSVELAEKLSKKSPSKSPAGKSKKSRSKSPISKSKKSRSPVSKSRRSRSKSRTRRSRSKSKTRRSRSRSQDRSKSRRSKSKSPVSKSRKSRSKSPIRSKKSRSKSIDRSKSRKSRSDSSDSASSKSRSKTPEKRKEHIDSNRKRDVSSSSSSGSDIEKGAKDKNDFEIRKKKDGVQAKRSYRKTNKDESGSDSDSSRERKSAPKRRSPSPRNDRSKDRDRSRDRNRRRSSFEKERDRRRDRDRDRDRDRERDRVDRYSGGRSMRPPSVRRAPSRRRSPPRRSPGRYDRRRSPSPGDRRRWRSSPDRRRRSSERHDRHRSVDRRDSRRSPERRDRSNRYDRSSSRDRSSRRDRSREPKENKDRKTSPDRSRARSKEPKSSLERSKPYKRSPDKEVREKPKEKKPVVDEPAKKQDERRPQKMLRNGRSKSSSSQSTESSSSSDEEQSTSRRLPEIKQPTQEVKEREILEDVNKKKEKEKISKEEVSIIRPEKEVRKIEPIVPKKLETIVSPKKPPTTILPVTRHRFSKSLSRTPSPFKKTEDIIAAAARIKQTPSRDNKDDSPKSIETALSSSDVFQLKKEERPLKLLKVTADDKKLTHKLVELPSLKKKSVDEINKRIKRDRRDESSISENSDDENKKKEKRIEKSRKSRKESTDDDKSDKSKVESSSESEDDKKHVDSKSKKSRDAGRSDLLDDRSKDRRDTRKRDTSGDIESRKRSKREIEEDLRKTKKVRKDSTSDEDEMKLKKISKLEEEKSKSRKSKKDSSSDDEPKKSRKRRDSSSEDAKSRSRKSRKESTSDDEGRSKLKKAKRDSSSEDEEIVERESKKKKKVEDSSDDEKVKKKRKKKMKTSTSESEDSEVEEKKKKKDKKHKKHKKHKKHRKHKKKKAVESEESDASEGNTEELEKKLREKALKSMKKGHSIEQSD, from the exons ATGCAGATCAATCTGACTGGTTTCCTGACTGGCAGAAATGCCCGATCATTCATGGGCGAACTTTGGGACCTGTTGGTCTCTGCACAAGAAAGCATCACTGGCATCCCAGAAGCTTTTTTGCAACAGAAGAAAGATCAAATCAAGAAACGCCTG GAAGAACAAGAGAAGCTGCAAGCGTCGCTAgcagagaaagaaaaggaaaaagaacgGGAGAAGGAAAAGGATGATGCAGAATCAGCAAAgttgaagaaagaagaaaaagaccGAGGATCATCTAAAGAAAGACGAAGGGATCGTAGTCGAGATCGTGACAGGGACAG GAATAAACGGAGCAGATCACGGGATCGCCATAGAGATAGAGATCGTTCAAGCCGTAAAAGAAGATCAAGTTCAAGATCACCGGCAAAATCCTCATCAAAGGACAACGGTAAAGAAATGACTGAGGTCAAAACTGAAAGAGAAGATTCGCCTCAACTTGACAATGCAATACCGCTAATGCCTGTTAAAACTAAACC AGAGGCAGCAGTTGCTATATCACGGCTACAAGCAAAGCTAATGAGCATCGCTGACGGCAAGAAAAAGATAAACCGTTCTCCATCTGTAGAACTCGCAGAAAAACTTTCCAAAAAATCACCATCAAAGTCACCTGCTggtaaatcgaaaaaatccaGGTCAAAATCGCCGATTTCAAAATCTAAGAAGTCACGATCGCCTGTATCAAAATCACGACGATCACGTTCTAAATCACGAACAAGACGATCTCGGTCCAAGTCAAAAACCAGAAGGTCAAGATCACGATCTCAAGATCGATCAAAGTCAAGAAGGTCAAAATCGAAGTCTCCTGTttcaaaatcgagaaaatCACGTTCAAAATCGCCAATTCGTTCCAAGAAATCAAGATCAAAGAGCATTGACCGCAGCAAGTCTAGAAAATCACGGTCTGATTCAAGCGATTCGGCGTCATCGAAATCACGATCCAAGACTcccgaaaaacgaaaagaacaTATTGACTCTAATAGGAAGCGTGATGTGAGTTCGAGCAGTAGTTCAGGATCAGACATAGAGAAAGGAGCAAAAGACaaaaacgattttgaaatcCGTAAGAAAAAAGATGGTGTGCAAGCTAAACGATCTTATAGAAAGACCAATAAAGATGAAAGTGGTAGTGATTCTGATTCAAGTCGTGAAAGAAAATCTGCTCCTAAAAGAAGGAGCCCTTCACCCAGGAATGATAGATCTAAAGATAGGGACAGATCCCGAGATAGAAACAGAAG ACGATCGTCTTTTGAAAAAGAGCGAGACAGGAGGCGGGATCGCGATCGCGATCGCGACAGGgatagagaaagagacagGGTTGATCGATACAGTGGTGGGAGAAGCATGAGGCCACCATCTGTGCGGAGAGCTCCAAGCCGACGAAg AAGCCCACCGCGTCGTAGCCCAGGAAGATATGATCGTCGACGTTCACCTAGCCCAGGGGATCGACGTAGATGGAGGTCATCACCTGATCGCCGAAGAAGGTCGTCCGAACGACACGATCGGCACAGATCCGTTGACCGGCGAGACAGCAGACGGTCACCGGAACGTCGGGATCGATCGAACAGGTACGATAGATCTTCCTCCCGTGACAGATCTAGCAGGCGCGACAGGTCCCGAGAACCAAAGGAAAACAAAGACCGTAAGACGTCACCTGATAGATCCAGAGCAAGGTCGAAGGAGCCCAAATCATCGTTGGAGCGTTCTAAGCCCTACAAGCGATCTCCAGATAAGGAGGTGAGGGAAAAACCAAAGGAGAAGAAACCTGTGGTAGATGAACCTGCCAAGAAACAGGATGAGAGGAGACCTCAGAAGATGTTGCGAAACGGACGATCTAAATCAAGTAGCTCGCAAAGTACAGAGAGTAGTTCCTCTAGTGATGAGGAACAATCAACCAG CAGAAGGTTACCGGAAATAAAACAACCAACGCAGGAAGTGAAAGAGCGAGAAATTTTAGAAGACGtcaacaagaaaaaagaaaaggaaaagatttcaaaagaaGAAGTTTCAATTATACGTCCGGAGAAAgaagttcgaaaaattgaacctattgttccaaaaaaattagaaaccaTTGTTTCACCCAAAAAACCGCCAACTACAATACTTCCTGTTACGAGGCACAgg TTCTCAAAGAGCTTGTCTCGAACCCCATCACCGTTTAAAAAAACTGAAGACATCATAGCTGCTGCAGCCAGGATTAAACAAACTCCATCTAG AGATAATAAAGATGATTCACCTAAGTCTATAGAAACTGCTCTTTCGTCCAGTGATGTTTTCCAGCtgaagaaagaagagagaCCATTGAAGTTGCTCAAGGTTACAGCTGACGATAAAAAACTAACTCACAAATTGGTTGAACTTCCGTCCTTGAAGAAGAAATCAGTTGATGAAATAAAcaagagaataaaaagagaCAGGAGGGATGAATCTTCAATCTCCGAAAACAGCGATGATGAAA acaagaagaaagaaaaacggatCGAGAAATCAAGGAAATCTCGAAAGGAATCAACAGACGACGACAAATCGGACAAAAGTAAAGTCGAATCTAGTTCTGAATCCGAAGATGACAAAAAGCACGTTGATAGCAAATCTAAAAAGAGCAGAGATGCTGGGAGGTCGG ATTTGCTGGATGATCGTAGTAAGGATCGCAGGGATACTCGAAAACGTGATACCAGTGGCGACATAGAATCAAGAAAGCGGTCAAAGAGGGAAATTGAGGAAGATCTACGAAAAACTAAAAAGGTCCGAAAAGATTCCACGTCTGACgaagatgaaatgaaattgaagaaaatatcaaaattagaAGAGGAGAAATCTAAGTCAAGAAAGTCGAAAAAAGACTCCAGCTCTGACGATGAACCGAAAAAGTCGAGAAAGCGTCGAGACAGCTCGTCTGAGGATGCAAAGTCGAGAAGTAGGAAGTCGAGAAAAGAATCAACCAGCGACGATGAGGGAAGGTCCAAATTAAAGAAAGCCAAGCGGGATTCCAGTTCGGAAGATGAAGAAATTGTAGAGCgagaaagtaagaaaaagaaaaaggtagAAGATAGCAGTGACGACGAGAAGGTAAAGAAGAAAcgcaaaaagaaaatgaagacaAGTACAAGCGAATCTGAG GATAGTGAAGtggaggaaaagaagaaaaagaaagataaaaagcacaaaaaacacaaaaagcaTAAGAAACATCGtaagcataaaaaaaagaaggctGTAGAGTCTGAAGAATCGGATGCAAGTGAGGGGAACACGGAAGAACTCGAAAAAAAACTACGCGAAAAAGCCTTGAAATCTATGAAGAAAGGACACAGTATTGAACAAAGTGACTAA
- the LOC124175356 gene encoding serine/arginine repetitive matrix protein 1 isoform X3 produces the protein MMYTGTTASQDTRFSDKEKKLLKQMKFGDSLTQKVDMSKVKLDVIKPWITTKINQILGMEDDVVVEFVYNQLEEKFPDPRKMQINLTGFLTGRNARSFMGELWDLLVSAQESITGIPEAFLQQKKDQIKKRLEEQEKLQASLAEKEKEKEREKEKDDAESAKLKKEEKDRGSSKERRRDRSRDRDRDRNKRSRSRDRHRDRDRSSRKRRSSSRSPAKSSSKDNGKEMTEVKTEREDSPQLDNAIPLMPVKTKPEAAVAISRLQAKLMSIADGKKKINRSPSVELAEKLSKKSPSKSPAGKSKKSRSKSPISKSKKSRSPVSKSRRSRSKSRTRRSRSKSKTRRSRSRSQDRSKSRRSKSKSPVSKSRKSRSKSPIRSKKSRSKSIDRSKSRKSRSDSSDSASSKSRSKTPEKRKEHIDSNRKRDVSSSSSSGSDIEKGAKDKNDFEIRKKKDGVQAKRSYRKTNKDESGSDSDSSRERKSAPKRRSPSPRNDRSKDRDRSRDRNRRRSSFEKERDRRRDRDRDRDRDRERDRVDRYSGGRSMRPPSVRRAPSRRSPPRRSPGRYDRRRSPSPGDRRRWRSSPDRRRRSSERHDRHRSVDRRDSRRSPERRDRSNRYDRSSSRDRSSRRDRSREPKENKDRKTSPDRSRARSKEPKSSLERSKPYKRSPDKEVREKPKEKKPVVDEPAKKQDERRPQKMLRNGRSKSSSSQSTESSSSSDEEQSTSRRLPEIKQPTQEVKEREILEDVNKKKEKEKISKEEVSIIRPEKEVRKIEPIVPKKLETIVSPKKPPTTILPVTRHRFSKSLSRTPSPFKKTEDIIAAAARIKQTPSRDNKDDSPKSIETALSSSDVFQLKKEERPLKLLKVTADDKKLTHKLVELPSLKKKSVDEINKRIKRDRRDESSISENSDDENKKKEKRIEKSRKSRKESTDDDKSDKSKVESSSESEDDKKHVDSKSKKSRDAGRSDLLDDRSKDRRDTRKRDTSGDIESRKRSKREIEEDLRKTKKVRKDSTSDEDEMKLKKISKLEEEKSKSRKSKKDSSSDDEPKKSRKRRDSSSEDAKSRSRKSRKESTSDDEGRSKLKKAKRDSSSEDEEIVERESKKKKKVEDSSDDEKVKKKRKKKMKTSTSESEDSEVEEKKKKKDKKHKKHKKHKKHRKHKKKKAVESEESDASEGNTEELEKKLREKALKSMKKGHSIEQSD, from the exons GTAGACATGAGCAAAGTAAAATTGGATGTTATTAAGCCCTGGATTACTACCAAAATAAATCAGATCCTTGGCATGGAAGATGATGTAGTGGTTGAGTTCGTCTACAACCAGCTGGAGGAAAAG TTTCCCGATCCTCGAAAAATGCAGATCAATCTGACTGGTTTCCTGACTGGCAGAAATGCCCGATCATTCATGGGCGAACTTTGGGACCTGTTGGTCTCTGCACAAGAAAGCATCACTGGCATCCCAGAAGCTTTTTTGCAACAGAAGAAAGATCAAATCAAGAAACGCCTG GAAGAACAAGAGAAGCTGCAAGCGTCGCTAgcagagaaagaaaaggaaaaagaacgGGAGAAGGAAAAGGATGATGCAGAATCAGCAAAgttgaagaaagaagaaaaagaccGAGGATCATCTAAAGAAAGACGAAGGGATCGTAGTCGAGATCGTGACAGGGACAG GAATAAACGGAGCAGATCACGGGATCGCCATAGAGATAGAGATCGTTCAAGCCGTAAAAGAAGATCAAGTTCAAGATCACCGGCAAAATCCTCATCAAAGGACAACGGTAAAGAAATGACTGAGGTCAAAACTGAAAGAGAAGATTCGCCTCAACTTGACAATGCAATACCGCTAATGCCTGTTAAAACTAAACC AGAGGCAGCAGTTGCTATATCACGGCTACAAGCAAAGCTAATGAGCATCGCTGACGGCAAGAAAAAGATAAACCGTTCTCCATCTGTAGAACTCGCAGAAAAACTTTCCAAAAAATCACCATCAAAGTCACCTGCTggtaaatcgaaaaaatccaGGTCAAAATCGCCGATTTCAAAATCTAAGAAGTCACGATCGCCTGTATCAAAATCACGACGATCACGTTCTAAATCACGAACAAGACGATCTCGGTCCAAGTCAAAAACCAGAAGGTCAAGATCACGATCTCAAGATCGATCAAAGTCAAGAAGGTCAAAATCGAAGTCTCCTGTttcaaaatcgagaaaatCACGTTCAAAATCGCCAATTCGTTCCAAGAAATCAAGATCAAAGAGCATTGACCGCAGCAAGTCTAGAAAATCACGGTCTGATTCAAGCGATTCGGCGTCATCGAAATCACGATCCAAGACTcccgaaaaacgaaaagaacaTATTGACTCTAATAGGAAGCGTGATGTGAGTTCGAGCAGTAGTTCAGGATCAGACATAGAGAAAGGAGCAAAAGACaaaaacgattttgaaatcCGTAAGAAAAAAGATGGTGTGCAAGCTAAACGATCTTATAGAAAGACCAATAAAGATGAAAGTGGTAGTGATTCTGATTCAAGTCGTGAAAGAAAATCTGCTCCTAAAAGAAGGAGCCCTTCACCCAGGAATGATAGATCTAAAGATAGGGACAGATCCCGAGATAGAAACAGAAG ACGATCGTCTTTTGAAAAAGAGCGAGACAGGAGGCGGGATCGCGATCGCGATCGCGACAGGgatagagaaagagacagGGTTGATCGATACAGTGGTGGGAGAAGCATGAGGCCACCATCTGTGCGGAGAGCTCCAAGCCGACGAAg CCCACCGCGTCGTAGCCCAGGAAGATATGATCGTCGACGTTCACCTAGCCCAGGGGATCGACGTAGATGGAGGTCATCACCTGATCGCCGAAGAAGGTCGTCCGAACGACACGATCGGCACAGATCCGTTGACCGGCGAGACAGCAGACGGTCACCGGAACGTCGGGATCGATCGAACAGGTACGATAGATCTTCCTCCCGTGACAGATCTAGCAGGCGCGACAGGTCCCGAGAACCAAAGGAAAACAAAGACCGTAAGACGTCACCTGATAGATCCAGAGCAAGGTCGAAGGAGCCCAAATCATCGTTGGAGCGTTCTAAGCCCTACAAGCGATCTCCAGATAAGGAGGTGAGGGAAAAACCAAAGGAGAAGAAACCTGTGGTAGATGAACCTGCCAAGAAACAGGATGAGAGGAGACCTCAGAAGATGTTGCGAAACGGACGATCTAAATCAAGTAGCTCGCAAAGTACAGAGAGTAGTTCCTCTAGTGATGAGGAACAATCAACCAG CAGAAGGTTACCGGAAATAAAACAACCAACGCAGGAAGTGAAAGAGCGAGAAATTTTAGAAGACGtcaacaagaaaaaagaaaaggaaaagatttcaaaagaaGAAGTTTCAATTATACGTCCGGAGAAAgaagttcgaaaaattgaacctattgttccaaaaaaattagaaaccaTTGTTTCACCCAAAAAACCGCCAACTACAATACTTCCTGTTACGAGGCACAgg TTCTCAAAGAGCTTGTCTCGAACCCCATCACCGTTTAAAAAAACTGAAGACATCATAGCTGCTGCAGCCAGGATTAAACAAACTCCATCTAG AGATAATAAAGATGATTCACCTAAGTCTATAGAAACTGCTCTTTCGTCCAGTGATGTTTTCCAGCtgaagaaagaagagagaCCATTGAAGTTGCTCAAGGTTACAGCTGACGATAAAAAACTAACTCACAAATTGGTTGAACTTCCGTCCTTGAAGAAGAAATCAGTTGATGAAATAAAcaagagaataaaaagagaCAGGAGGGATGAATCTTCAATCTCCGAAAACAGCGATGATGAAA acaagaagaaagaaaaacggatCGAGAAATCAAGGAAATCTCGAAAGGAATCAACAGACGACGACAAATCGGACAAAAGTAAAGTCGAATCTAGTTCTGAATCCGAAGATGACAAAAAGCACGTTGATAGCAAATCTAAAAAGAGCAGAGATGCTGGGAGGTCGG ATTTGCTGGATGATCGTAGTAAGGATCGCAGGGATACTCGAAAACGTGATACCAGTGGCGACATAGAATCAAGAAAGCGGTCAAAGAGGGAAATTGAGGAAGATCTACGAAAAACTAAAAAGGTCCGAAAAGATTCCACGTCTGACgaagatgaaatgaaattgaagaaaatatcaaaattagaAGAGGAGAAATCTAAGTCAAGAAAGTCGAAAAAAGACTCCAGCTCTGACGATGAACCGAAAAAGTCGAGAAAGCGTCGAGACAGCTCGTCTGAGGATGCAAAGTCGAGAAGTAGGAAGTCGAGAAAAGAATCAACCAGCGACGATGAGGGAAGGTCCAAATTAAAGAAAGCCAAGCGGGATTCCAGTTCGGAAGATGAAGAAATTGTAGAGCgagaaagtaagaaaaagaaaaaggtagAAGATAGCAGTGACGACGAGAAGGTAAAGAAGAAAcgcaaaaagaaaatgaagacaAGTACAAGCGAATCTGAG GATAGTGAAGtggaggaaaagaagaaaaagaaagataaaaagcacaaaaaacacaaaaagcaTAAGAAACATCGtaagcataaaaaaaagaaggctGTAGAGTCTGAAGAATCGGATGCAAGTGAGGGGAACACGGAAGAACTCGAAAAAAAACTACGCGAAAAAGCCTTGAAATCTATGAAGAAAGGACACAGTATTGAACAAAGTGACTAA